The window CTTTCCTATTGCACAGTTCTGAACTGGATGCTTACAGTGTctggttaaaggagaactctggtgtaaaatttaccttggtagtaataataaaacatgataaaaagtaactatcctttgttaaatagcccaccacagctctcctacagctttctgagatacaacTGAGAATTTTGTGTCTTTTGCCCAGCCGTATTGGGTCATATTTTGCCCAAAGagatcgctttttacaccgttatccaagctcaaagtagctccacacctccttggtagaatccggagctTTGagctttgagctggataatggtgtaaaaagcgatttatctgcaggggcaacatatgccccatatcatccattctaaagcatgtttgcacgaactgtaaaaaaaatattggatcccggaaagctgcaggagagcggaggtgggctattcaacaaaggtaggTACTCTTTATCATGCTTTACTACACCAAACatcaatttcacaccggagttctcctttaaagcaacattatattAGCAGCAGTCATTCCCATTCTGGTTTTAAAATGCTGCTACTGCACattgtaactttggtgaagctgcaCAATCCTATTACTAAAGTATTACTCTACTGCCTCAGCCCACGTGATTCTCTCACATCAGATGCTGCTTCTGTATCTTTccgcttgtcaacaaatgcatgtattCAGCTGATCATGAGGGGGCACTCAAAacaggatttatatttatgattGTGGTGTTAAGAGTGAATTACACTTCCAAGCTGAAAGGGTAATCaagtataatgctgctttaaaaatattactttttttcttcattacaGGAGGAAACATCTTGAGAAAGAAGTTTTCATCAATGTCCCTAATGAGCGCTATTTCTCCCAGTTCAATACGTCCAGTCGGTAAATATTCAACAGAATCACATGCAGACAAAAATAAAGATTCACTCACAAACAGTGTCTCTTTGAATTTCTTTATTGAAAGAGTTCAGCTTGTTATTTTGATTCTTACACTCTTAAACAATCTGCAGTCAAAAACCTGCATGGGGgaaattattttgttttctaaaaatatgattttttcccCCTAGTTTTCTCCACTTTTTGAAAAATGCCTAATTATAATTTCAATCATTATTTATGGCTCTGCCTTGCAGTTGCATTAACATAAGGCACCATCACTGGATAACTAAACACACATCTGCCATTTCTGTTAAGCCGACAGACACAAAACACTGTAAACCAAAATACTGAAATCTGATCTTCCCCTGATGATCTAATTACGACAATCCCCTCAAaataaaagattattattattaaagaataacgataattatttaaatgcttttGGCATTTTATAGCTTTTTTTACAGCTTCCCTGAGATGATACatgtaaaaacatatttacattcaACTGCCCTTATGTATTATGATCGGTACTTATCCAAAATCCAAATACACTATTAATGAAaccacaaatcacacacacaaaaataccatgaaatacatGAAAATGAATGTGTTGGAAAATAGTAGCTTCTAAATGATCCATTGTAATCCTGTTAATGTAAACCTGTGAACACACTTTAAACATAACTGTATTTAAAACGGATTGAAAAACAATGCTTAGCAAATGAAATGcttattattattcagtttaaATATCAACAATTTTATCTTCTAAAATTGAAATACACATATTATGAGATTATTTATTTGGCAGGCAGTGTATATCATTATTATAGTGTCCTTAAATATACTgggaatgtttttgttttttgtacagTGGTTTTAACCCTATTTCCACTACTGAAATGACCCAAAAATCACCTCCCATCATGTTGTAGCAGGCTGTTAATCATAGCTAGATTTAGAGTATAAAACTGAATTCCTCCACTAGAGGGTGACACATGTacagaaaactattccagatctCAGCATTGCAACTTTATAACTCATTAATAACTCATAAAAATTATAGGGCATTAATAATAACTCTCAGACTAAGAGAACATAAACATCCCTCAGTGTACTCATCATCACCATCCACACTAAAACAGCTGTCTGGATCACCAGTAAAGTgcatattacactttttttttccgTGGCTGTACAATTGcactttataatattaaaatgtaagagTCTTCTTTCTTAAGCAGGTCTAGAGCAAAGTCTGTAAGACAAACTTGTCCCATTTCACAAGTAAATCTGCAATGGCCTTTTCCTTCTCTGTGGAGGACAAGGAGCTATACCTGCAAAACAAGGAAATGGAGAGATTTCAGTCTGTAGAATTTATCTAATTCATTTGTTACAGCAGAAGCGTTTTAGACTGTAACCACTGAAATACAGTATACACAGTTTACATTCCCCCTAGTTACATCTGGGGGAAACAAGGGGAACATTACAcacttactcacaagataacacctcactgcctatacaagtgtgggcattcccaagtcaTCCACTGAGGTAACACCTCATGATCAATTTATACATacttctatcccatgacttttggcatgtaagTGCATTTAaacattgctctttaaaaggagATAACTGCTTAATtattcaattatattattatatcagtggataaaatggtcttaaaatgacaataatataatttctCACAATTACATCTAGGACGGTAtgtcttccaaaaaaaaaagtgaatgctGTGTAAGTGATGTGAATGCACTGATGAGTTACCTAAGAGAGTTAATGACGAGCTCCTTCAGGGTGGCTAAATTAGACCTCATTCCTCCAAAGCCCATAAAGGCCTGGTAAAAGTCATGGGAAAGTCCCGTCGCTCCAAACAGAGCTGGATCATCTGAGCTGATCACCATGGGTTGGCCTTCCTCCATCAGCGCAGCGGCCGGATGGTTCCGCAAGTCTGAAACCAGCTTCAGGACCTGAGCAGCAGGACACAAAAAGGCTATAATACAGCAAAAACACTGCAGTGATCCGTGTGTTGCTTTACAAGAGGCATAAAGTGTACTGGGCTGATCTAACAGAAccaaattcattaaaaagtgATCTGCAATGCAGGGTAGGCTAATGTAGCAGAGCTGTATTAGTAACAGgaaaaatcacacagtgtaaaaatgagaaatggtcctCTATGTGTTTGTTACTTGTCGGCCAATGgggaaaaatgtatttaatttattttagtaaaatattttatgGATACAGAGAACTAATGCCTGCATAATTCAAATTAGGGCCtaaattatatatttctttagGGCCAAATGATGTAAATAAATTTACAACCTgcttatacagtataattaactggaaaataatatatatattttttaaatgaagacAAAACTGAAATTCTCATAATTGTTGATGAAGCAGAGAGCACAAAAGTTTGGCTCCACAATCGAAAGATCAAACCTGTTTTAGCTTCCCTTCACTGGTTTATAAATCTCATAATGGGTTAGCACCTACATACATCTCAGACACAATCTCAGACTTAATATCATCTCAGTCTTAAGATCATCAGGAGCTGCTTTCCTGAACATTACCTGGATGAAGCACAAAAAGATTTTTTcagctttcagttttttttatgctcGAAAAATCGAGAACTCTTTACCAGTTAATATTTGTCAAGCATTGAGTGTTACTAACTTTAAAAGGCAGCTAAAAACATTCCTTTTTGGCTTCATGTCTgttttttgttaatatatatatttttattttattgacttTGTTGttcttatgtttattttattctttaatcacTCACATTTCAatcgtttttatttgtttttatgtgtttttctgtataaaaggtgctatataaaataaaatatattattattattataattattattattattattacctggTTAGATATGGGGCAAACCTCCACTGGTACCTTCATCTTCCGGGCGAGCTCTTTGACCACAGGGTGGCGTGTCATTGCAAATCCGTGACCGATGCGAGAAGTGTTGAACAGCAGAGCGTCCATTATGTTCTGATCCACATCTGTACCCTCTGAatctacacaaacacaatgaAACAGAGAGCATTAAAAGACccatataaaccaataaaaaataaataaaaaaaaaacagaaaaaaaagtgtcgTACTAGTCTCTCCTGCATGGAAGAAGAAGGGCAGAGGGGTGCCCTGTTCCTCAGGCAATTCCAAAGCCTTTCTAAAATACCACAGAGGTCTTCCACTGTCCTCACGTCCCACCTAGAACAGAAGAGAGCATAAACATCATTATTATTCCTACAGAACAAATTTAACATTGCTTTAAACCAACAGAACCAAAGTATAGCAATGATTGGATTTACAAGCATGTAATGATGTGTAATAAATAAAGACTAATAAAACACATCCGGGAAAGAGTGAAAATGTGCTGAATGGCAATATTTCAGTGAAATTTTCAGTGAAACTGTTATTCTGTAACATGTTTTATATCTGAAAATATCTCACCAAAATATACTGGATTAACATGTCAAAAAAATATATGGTCTATTTATTAgtctatttattatataatagccTGTTAGGTCTATTCTGTGTAAGAATTAGCCTGCTTGAcacattttatagttttaataCTATGCTGAACTTttgttagctaacatattaagaATGATAAACAGGCCTAAAACTAGTCTATTAACAAACTACACAATGCAACACTGCACTGATTAATTCCCATTCCAATCAACCTTTATAAGAATCAACTTTCAAACAACCCTGAAGTCTGTGTGTAGGCTATGTTCCACTTAGTCCTCCACAGAAATAGGAAAGAGAAGATGAAGATAAATAACATCCCTCCTCCTTCATTTTTTGgagatatttatttttctaatgtcAATTAAACTTTACTCACAAAGTCAAATCCTGCCATGATATCTGGAAAGTTCCTCTGTAGTGTCAGTGCCTCTTCCACAGTTTTAACGGCTTCTGTTTCATTAATGCCCCTggaatacaaacaaacacacacacacataaatggcCATTTTAACAATAGATCAAATTATTTATGGAGTTTATAGAATTTgtagagtttatagaataatcTCTGTACCTGTGAACAGTGAAGATAATTCGAGCACCCAAGAAATCTGGGTACTGAGTCTTAAAGCGTTTGACAACCTCTCGGCAAGCCCTCATGCTCCAGTCTTTACTGTTTCTTCTGCCATCAAGCTCATATGTCTGAAAATATCAATCAAATCATGCAGTATTTATACAGAGTTAATGAAGCCTTGTATCACCAATATTCTAACTTTTTAGATTTGAGTAGAAAAGCTTTAGTAGAAAATAACCCCTAAAAAGATAGGATCATATATAACGTTTTTTGTAATGGTCACTGATGCACACAAAAAAACTGCAAATAATGCACAAATAGAATTGTGTCATATTCAGAATCGGTCCTTCTCTGATCTTGAACCATCTAACAACATAACATTCGGTAATATTTTCATACATTTCTTGTCTGAAATTAATCCAAATGAGCTGCCCCCACATGTTCTTTACAGCTGTCCACACATCTCCTGAATTCTATTGGTTAGTGAAAGCGTTCTAATATATTCTGAAGCATTGCTGTAAGtacttgattgcattcagtgatgagGTCATTAGTGacatcaggatgttggatgatcaaaaCTCCACCTCATCCACAGTTCCCTAACTCAACTAACGgttttggatggagcaccatcattattCCAGAGAATACACCAATAGTTCCACTGGTCCAAGCCACAAATATCTGCTGGTCCAACATGCCTGATATTGATGCAGATTTGGGatgtgcgatatggccctaaaataatattatgatatttcatggtaacaTTTttattggcgatatgacaaaaaattatttcaagaatacactactgcaacaaaatgaaaatttaattgtattattaaataCGATATaccacacccttaactgagataaaaaaaaaaaatcaagaattttattagatttgtaacagaagtcaatgatccagaatgatatGATACtaatagtaatgcactccaaatatctccatatatccaggattaaagttaaataaatgatactgtaaagatatgatctgtctctagtagatatataatgggaaatgagaacagtgtgaatttttcttttgttaaaagcagcaaaaaagtagtaccctgatgtgataattaggggtgggtgatatggcacaatatttcagggtaaaatatattaaattaacaatattaaaaatgttggcgatattattgtgtacgatacgataagatctggcacacccctaatgcagATACACATGCATTAATACGTACTGGTGGCAGTAGGGCTCTGACTTCCATATACATGATGTTGTCCATATAGAACTGCCTGAGGCCTTCATACAGGTAGTCCTTAAAGATAGGGGCATAAGTGACCAGTCCATAGGCCACAAAGAACGCTTGTTCAAACCTCTTCCAGACAATGTCTTGGTTCGGGTAGGCTGTATCTGGGTCTTCAGTAAACAGTGTGAGATTACGGATGAAGCTGTAGATGCAAGCAGTAAAAAAAGAAAGCgtaaataaatgattttatcTTTATAATGTCAGAAAAACACTGCTGCAAAGTATTTTAACATCACCTGTTGTCTAGCTCAGTGCTGTTCAGCTTCTCTCTCAGAGGTCTGAGCAGGGTCCACGTGGAGCAGTGACTCTGTGGTTTAGGCTGCTCTGCAGAGAAAACAAACCGAACCGATCGGTCGTCTGTAAAGCACACGTAGCAGTTCTCTCTGTAGGTCACGTTTTTTACCAGCCATTCAACTCCAACCATGGCAAAGTCATGAACGTGGAGTGCTGCACCTGGAAGAGAAATGGTGAAAAAATGAAACTGTCAGGTAAAGAACAGTAATAGAGTCAAACTGTAACATACACTGCccggacaaaaataaaaaagatcacactctctaatatttggttggacagtctttagctttgattgcgtcacacattcactgtgacattgtttcaataagcttcagcaatgttacaagatttattttaatccagtgttgcattaatttttaaccaagatcttgcagcagcattgatgatggtagagtctgaccaaccgctgcacaaagcagctcttctccatccagcacatcccaaagattctcaatgaggttaagatctggactctgtggtgaactctctctcaatccatgtgtgtaaaaaaatgatgatctcatgctccctaaatcactctttcacaatttcagccaGCTAGTGTTCAAGGGTGGGCGTGATGTGCGCAGGAGTGATGGATCGTCATTGGATTTTTTACAATGACAAGAATGAAACAGAAGTACTGAGGCTACTTATAAAATTAAGTAGAAactacagataattgtgtgaaaaaaaaaagtactctaGTATAGATAGCCAAACTTTCTACTTAAGCAAGGTAacgaagtatttgtacttcattaattGACACCTCTGTAAAAGTCTTTATGTCTGAAATCAGTGTGAACATACCTTTAGGCATCTTCTTCAGCAAACTGTAGACTGGGCTCTGCTCGATCAGAGGCTTCGCTCTAAAGAAGTGCATCGCAGGGGGAAACTCTGGCAGACTCATGTCCTGCAGCTTCAGCTGCTCAAGTTTTGCATCCAGGAGCTTTTCCTGCTCGTTCAGCACCACGCCGCCTCCTATCTCTCGGATCAGCTCCTGCTTTATGAGATCTTCACGCTGCCGTGGATCAGGCATTCCACAGCTGGGTGACATCCAGCAGAGCAGCACCACGCCCACCAGACCCAGCAGCTTCCTCACAACCATGGCTTAAGAGTTCGACGTGTAGGTCTGCTTGCACAGTTCTACAGAAGATGCTACATCCATGAAGATAAAGATGCagacagtttaatttttttttttaccaaaaaattcctaaaaacaaaaaaaatcctaaaaacatAAATAGATGCTCTCATCTGTTTGtccttattttattctttgtttctcCCATTCTCTCCCATTCATTTACAACAATACCTACCAAACTCTTAGGTAACCACCTTGCAAACACACTATAAAATCCAACACATTGTCACTGTAACTTAGCAACACCCTACTAAACCTTTGGCAATTACTTggaaactacctagcaaccacttagtgacACCACAGACACTACCtggaataccataacaaccagtGGAAAACACTTTAGCTGCACAAACATTCAACATTttctttagaataaaaaaaaacacttttcaagtaatattaataataattacatttatttggaCATTCATATCATATCAATATTGCCAGATACTTAATTTAAATTGcttagaaataaaaaagtaataataatattagagtTTTATACATCCATTAACTACTATAAAGACAAAAATAGCTAACAGCTTCAGTTCATGGGGCTTGCCCActgctttctcttctctttttttctctggttAGGTTTCTGTTAAAGTCAGTTTCAACCATGAACGACACAAACTGTTTAAAATTAGGGCACCTGTTCATTCACCATTTCTTCTGAATTCAAGGATATAAATAGTCACTCATCCTGAACTCATCCTAACGGAACTAGATGGAGATCCATCACTCCAGAGCCTGCAGTTCCACTGCTGCTCCACACGAATAGTGAAATAAGGCTCAAGTCAAGCTTCTCAATTCTACTGCTAATGCTTTTTCATTTAGCCAACATAGAAACATCATTGTGTATTACTTATTGAGAGAAGAATAACACACCAATATACCGATGTTGGAATCAAATGCAACTTTGCATGTGTAAATCAATGTAATGATGATACCATATGTATAAGTGATTACAATAATAGAGTGAAAAGTTTATTGGGAAACTGTAAATGAAGTTAAAAAGAGGCTCTCGTTCCTGTAGAGGCATGTGTAGCAGTCAATgctctctcaccaagaggtacactacctaaggTAGATTCTGAGTGCTTTTTATAGGGCAGGCAGGAGAGGcgaatcatttacatttatatcTGCCCAAAACATTACTGAGGTTTTTTTTCTTAAGTTCCTTGGTAAATGAGTGTAAATTAAAAGGGACAAACAATTTTAGGAAGAGTAATTTCTGCTGAAACAATAAAATTGATGCAGCTTTGCATTTTTTATGtcctttaaaaaaaggaaacactGGATTATAGAGCAGAACTGACATTCAGCTACAATacaatctaatctaatttaaaaaa of the Astyanax mexicanus isolate ESR-SI-001 chromosome 10, AstMex3_surface, whole genome shotgun sequence genome contains:
- the ada2a gene encoding adenosine deaminase 2-A: MVVRKLLGLVGVVLLCWMSPSCGMPDPRQREDLIKQELIREIGGGVVLNEQEKLLDAKLEQLKLQDMSLPEFPPAMHFFRAKPLIEQSPVYSLLKKMPKGAALHVHDFAMVGVEWLVKNVTYRENCYVCFTDDRSVRFVFSAEQPKPQSHCSTWTLLRPLREKLNSTELDNSFIRNLTLFTEDPDTAYPNQDIVWKRFEQAFFVAYGLVTYAPIFKDYLYEGLRQFYMDNIMYMEVRALLPPTYELDGRRNSKDWSMRACREVVKRFKTQYPDFLGARIIFTVHRGINETEAVKTVEEALTLQRNFPDIMAGFDFVGREDSGRPLWYFRKALELPEEQGTPLPFFFHAGETNSEGTDVDQNIMDALLFNTSRIGHGFAMTRHPVVKELARKMKVPVEVCPISNQVLKLVSDLRNHPAAALMEEGQPMVISSDDPALFGATGLSHDFYQAFMGFGGMRSNLATLKELVINSLRYSSLSSTEKEKAIADLLVKWDKFVLQTLL